In Phreatobacter stygius, a genomic segment contains:
- a CDS encoding TRAP transporter substrate-binding protein, translating to MTVDRRLTLAAAAGLIAAPTPARAQAARRWRMVTSWPKNLPGPGFSAQRIAERIATLSAGRIEVQVFAAGELVPAFAVQEAVGNATVELGHTASFFGIGREPASAFFTAIPFGFTPPEHAAWILQGGGQELWDETSRRFGFKPLMGGNTGVSMGGWFRRELHSAEDVKGLKIRMVGLGAELFQRLGATALAVPPADIYPALERGVVDAAEFTSPGADLQLGLWRIAPFYYTPGFNKPNGSSEFLVNRTLWDGLEPELKAVVEAACLAELTVALAEIERLNMEALALMVTSHGVKLRGFPADMLALARRHAGDLVRDLGTRSPMARKVADSYTAFQARITPWTRVSLHAALGAREA from the coding sequence ATGACCGTCGACCGCCGCCTGACCCTTGCCGCCGCCGCCGGGCTGATCGCCGCACCAACGCCAGCGCGCGCGCAAGCCGCGCGGCGCTGGCGCATGGTGACCTCCTGGCCGAAAAACCTGCCCGGCCCCGGCTTCTCCGCCCAGCGCATCGCCGAGCGCATCGCCACCCTGTCGGCTGGCCGCATCGAGGTTCAGGTCTTCGCGGCGGGCGAGCTGGTGCCGGCCTTCGCGGTGCAGGAGGCGGTCGGCAATGCCACCGTCGAGCTCGGCCATACCGCCTCGTTCTTCGGCATTGGCCGCGAGCCGGCCTCGGCCTTCTTCACCGCCATTCCCTTCGGCTTCACGCCGCCCGAACATGCTGCCTGGATCCTGCAGGGCGGCGGCCAGGAGCTCTGGGACGAGACCTCCCGGCGCTTCGGCTTCAAGCCGCTGATGGGTGGCAATACCGGGGTGTCGATGGGCGGCTGGTTCCGCCGCGAGCTGCACTCGGCCGAGGACGTCAAGGGCCTCAAGATCCGTATGGTGGGCTTGGGCGCCGAACTGTTCCAGCGGCTCGGTGCGACCGCGCTGGCCGTGCCGCCGGCCGATATCTATCCGGCGCTGGAGCGCGGTGTGGTCGATGCCGCCGAGTTCACCTCGCCCGGCGCCGATCTCCAGCTGGGGCTGTGGCGCATCGCGCCGTTCTATTACACGCCGGGTTTCAACAAGCCGAACGGTTCCAGCGAATTCCTGGTCAACAGGACGCTCTGGGACGGGCTCGAGCCCGAGCTCAAGGCGGTGGTCGAGGCCGCCTGCCTCGCCGAGCTGACGGTGGCGCTGGCCGAGATCGAGCGGCTCAACATGGAGGCGCTGGCGCTGATGGTGACGAGCCACGGCGTCAAGCTGCGCGGCTTCCCGGCCGACATGCTGGCGCTCGCCCGCCGCCACGCCGGCGACCTCGTGCGCGATCTTGGCACCCGCAGCCCGATGGCCCGCAAGGTGGCGGACAGCTACACCGCCTTCCAGGCGCGCATCACGCCCTGGACGCGGGTGTCGCTGCATGCGGCGCTGGGGGCAAGGGAGGCGTAG